From the Telopea speciosissima isolate NSW1024214 ecotype Mountain lineage chromosome 9, Tspe_v1, whole genome shotgun sequence genome, the window CCATCCCACAACCTTAATATCAGCATGCTATTCACAGAGTTCTGTTGGCATTGTAGAACTCCATTAACATTTATGAGCACCATTAAACCCATCAACCCACTTCTCATCTGAACCTAAACAGAACCTAAAATTGCATCATTTTCCAACCATATTCTACTAGGACTCCTACAGTCAGCAAAACAGCAGCTTATCTCTCTCCTAATCCACTTAGCAATTTCAAACTTTCAGACCTGCTCCATGTCTACTCACTTTTTCTGACACATAATATTGTGAGATATATAATTATAAATCAATGAGAAAAATATTATTCTGTCTTCAACATGCTCAATTAAGTTGATGAGTTTGCAAGACTATTGCACGAGTTCCCTCCCAATTACGTCCAACCTCTCCACAAACAGGAGTTACTCCactcaaatataaaataatataagcCTACTTCAATCTAAAGTTGGATTTTTCTTGTACAAAGTGAAGGCTATTCCATTAACAGTTGGATGCCAATTGAAGAGGAAATGGGTGTTGCAGTGGAAGGTTAACAAAAACAACTATCAAATACTAGGATCAATCTTTTGAGTTCTGTTGATCCTGTGATATTGCTAGGTCACTAAAATTATTAGCAGGAGATTCAAGTCTGATATAGAACAAAAAATTATGTTGGAGTATACAAGCAACTCTAAGCAAGCCCACCAAATAACAGTCACACCCTCAAAATTAAGTAATAAGTATTTTGAAGTATACAAGTGACTCTAAGCAAGCCACCAAGAACAATCCCACCCATATAATAAAACATCCAGAAACATGCTACAAAATCAGAAATTCCATGATCCTATGTCAAAAACAATGGGTTAAGAGGGTAAGCGATGTTCCAATCAACcacaacaaaaaggaaaaaaatgcgTATTAACTAAATTTCCTTTGGACAACTCTGAAatctaaaaaatataaaatgcaCCAACTACCCAAGAAAATGGACATCCACATATTTGTCAATTCTCCAGTTTGATTACAATAGAACATCCAATTTGTTGGCAATTCTCTCACTGCAACTTCTAATTTCAAAAGGAAAGAAACGGCTAGATTTCTAGATTAGCAACTATGAATTTTGGTCAAATTAGAATGTGCACCTGTTGTACAACAAATCCTACCCTAGTTTAATTACAAAATTTAGTTAGTCCCTGTTTTCGGTTGATGAACAAGGGGCTATTTTTACATCATTCATGGGCAAATGTGCATCTCTACAAGGAGCGCAATGATTGATAGAAAAATGATCTGCAGACCATCAAAAGCTAAGTTTCTGAGATGGAAAATGTACTCAATTCAAATATCCCACTTCTCTTTACATAAACAAATTAAAGACATTGATTGCAAACTCAAAAAAGACTTGTTATTGTCCCAGATCTATCCCAGAGCCTGTCCTGAAAATTAATCAAATGAAATGTTTCAACAACATTATATGTCAAAAGCCATTTTTGTGCCTAATTACCATAACAGATACCACAATATCAATAAACATTGCAAATTCCAAAATAACCACGAAAGGATAATCATGTAGACCTGGAAAATCTATGCTTTCTTATTCATCTTGAATCTTCAAATATATAAAGTAGAATCCCTTTCACCTCCCTACTGAAAGCAAAGCAGCAGTGTGAAATCATGAAGAAGCTTATTTTTAAGTTTGACAACATATATGACTAGAGGATATAGAAAAGATTTTCAATGAGTGCTAACAAAATATGCCTATAGATGCACATCCGAACTGTAAAAACTCAACAAATATGCACCCACTTCTTGTAGATTCTCCACAATACAAGAACATGAATGCTCCAACATCCCTGCCTATGTACATTAGCTTGGTTCCTAACTACTAATGAGCTGTATAAGAGCATATGATACATGAAGTATGAAGCAGACATAAAATACAGGATAACGAGTATACTTAACAATCCGCTGCTGTTATGAACACGTAACCAACCCATCTTGCATAAGCAAATACCCTTCACTACACAAGGTATTCCTCACTGCCCGATAAAACTCCAACCATGCTGACGAGTATGCTTCTGTTGGCCCCCATAAGAATGTCGGATTGGGGCTAGCCGGGATGGCAGAAACCAAATCCAATACCGATGCAGCCGGTCTCAATGGCTGTGGGAAATTAAAAGCCAAATTGTCGACTTTGTGCTCGTAAATTTTCCCATTCCTGTCCAATTTATACCTCGAAGTCCCCTGAAATTGCCCTTCTGCCTCCCACGGAACCCTGGGAACACCTCTCAAGTTCCATCTGATTAGTATAACGTTCTCAGAAGGCTGCCATATCCTATAAACCTCAAGCGAAATTTCCCGAAACAGAATTCGGCTATGGAAACGCAAGGCCCAGAAGATCAATTTGTAGTTGTCGATTCCGGTGAAGGTGTTCAATGGGTCCATGAACGTTATATCATCTCTGAAacaacaaaatccaataaataCAATCTCTCAGAAATCGGCAAAGAGCCCTAACCTTAGAATTGAGGTCCTTGGAGAAAaggaatgataaaaaaaaaacctgtagaTGTCGTAATTGAGGTCCTTGGAGAAAATTAAAGGCAAGTCTTCTCTGAGAGTCCTCACAGCAAGGCCGAGATTAACGTAGAAATCGTCCTTCTGCTTATCCTGTGCAATAGGGAGATCCTTATCCTGCGCACGGCGAATGGGTGGGGTTTCGAGTTTGGTGAGaggggaggaagagaggagaggaggtgAAGGAGTGGGTTTTGTCAGAGAAGTTTGGTGAATGAGATTTTCTTTGGATTTGGCTTGAACGagcagagaaggagagagatttgagagaagaAACGCCATTTCCAACAGCTGCTTTCGAGTCAGCTTTTCATggcagagagagagggagaggtagAAAGGGGAGCTGATAGGTGGCTTTGTGTTCAAATGAGATTCTCACTCTATATGGGTGGCTTTGAACGGCTCTCTGAGTTCAAGTGCTTTCCCTTTTTAATAAAACTGTTTCTCAAttattaccaaaaataaaaataaaaaacaatttctCTATTTTGTGAATTGTAtacataaatataaaattttacatgttgaaaaaatTTCTAATGTATGTTTccatataaaagaaaattaaaaaaaaaaacaaaacattgtaacatttttcaagatttaaaattttacatctaaaattttattaattttacaccaaaacaaacagaattgtaagaaaaaaaaaccttcttttGGATCAACAAAGCACATTGGTGATTGTAGCTTCACCAACAGTTATTTTTTGTCACAAGAATTAACATTTTGCTTATTGATCAGATGAATTGACTAGTTCAAGGTTCAAATTTAATGAGTTCATTATTTTTCCTTCAAGCACAAATTAAACAATATAAAAACATTATCCTAACATGTAATGACATTGAACTAGACTAAAATAAAACATATGATCAAAAGATGCAATGAACAAATTGTGTACAATGTGTGAATACCGATCACACTATGTCCCCatttgattgcaagggaaatcaagggaagggaagtaaaatcaaaatcaatatgaaaattgaaaattttataatCAGTATCACAcattataatataaaaaactcTAGAACATATCAAATTagattattaaatttcattttacatTACAATTTAGGTAAATTACACAATCTTGATAACAAAgactttctcttttattttaacaTTTATTTCATTTCACTTCACTTCTCTTTACTTCCAATCAAACGAAACCTACACAAGGCACATAAAAACATTCATGTtaaaaaacatgttttaagcacTAGTAACTCGAAAAAGGTTTGGGAACCTATAGGGAACATTGATTCTAAAACAAATATCCAATAAATCTACTATGCGAAGCTTATCTAGTCTTTTCCTTTAAATGGTGAATATCTACCACATGGCATGTTAGCTTAGGCTCAAATTTTATGGGCACTTAGCCCCATCGGTCACTACCCACATGTTAAGTTTCCACCCAAATGTTGTAGAATGTAAGATAAGCAAGAGTCAACAATAGAAATAAGAAAGGGTCCATTAAGGTATTATAGGAGCATATTCTtggttgttttgttttgggagAATCTGAAGGGAATTAAAGCATATGCTTACCCTTTTTAAAGTGTTGCTAATTCTGactagatttttttaaaaaaaaattgagaatatACATAAGAATAAAGGGAAAAGTTTCATCCACGGACCACAGTCATGCATAGAATCATTGACTGAGGAATGAAGGTACACGGTACACCACCCTTACCCCATCTAATGGTTTTGTGCACACCCATGCACCATGTATGGCCGTGCACAAAAACTTCTACCTAAGAATAATTATTCCAAGAAAATAAATTCTTACACCGACCAAGCAAAACCAATTGAAAACCGAGCTTCAATactcaaaaagaaaatgacaatGGACTTTTGTTTCAACTTTAATTAAGTGAATTTTGAGCAATGATACAAATCAAAATGATATTGTACTCTTGACTATATCTACCATGTGGCAACTTATTTGGCCGTTTGCAGTCTTATCCTTTTGATTCCAGTAATTTAAGAAAAATTTATGGTCAACATAAATATATAGGTAAAAGATCGTTGTCTAGCCGTGTAGTGTCTACACCAACGTAGAGCTACTGAGAACGAGAATAATGGCATCAACTTACATGGGGGTTTTTTATTACACAGGAGATGAAAGCGGTAATATTGCACACTCATCTGTCAAGGTGCAAAGGGCACTGCGACCAAGTAGTGCTCTTTTTCCCTACATATATTTAGAAAATATAGAGATGATATATTTAATTATAGCACTTTAATTTTAACACACTACATTTTTATAATACCACATCACATCTAAATGATCAAGTTCAATAAGAATACATATTGATCTTGGAGAGTGGGACAAAACACAAGTATTGAAATATGTCCCAAATCTCAAATTTATAACAAAGAAAATTgagattaaaaaataatgaatcattGAGATTGGCACCGCCACGTCGAGACTCTCTTTCGAAAGTGAGATCACTATCGGCTTGTTGAAGAAACCCGATATGATCCAAAAGATTTCAAGTTCAATCCtaatatgtatttcgacataaaTAGTCAAAATGGACTGAAATAGCCAAagtgagaaaaacaaaaaaataaaataaaatcactaAATCAATTGATTTCATCTTGATGAAATTTACAACTAAGCTCTTATGTTGAGCTTGAACTTAGTCAATGTAAATGAAGCACTAATCAATCCAATGTGGTTGAGAAGCCACCTTACGAATAAGAAGCAAAGGTAAGTCCATTGAAGTTGTTGATCTCTTTAAATCTAGATGTTGAAATACATCTACACTTTTAAATAGAAGGATGCTAGCACCACTAGTGAAAACCTTCAACAAAaagattaaatttttttggaaatcaTGACTAAGTGGTTGTAATGGTCATAAGTTTTATACAGGGATTCAGTTCGTAATGTTAGAATTTCTCTTCTATTATTATGGTTGAAgaaatcatcaaatcatctcttCTCAATATTTATCTGAGAACAATAACTCACAGTGTGGGGAGGAATCTGCACGCCGCACCAATGGGTGTTCTAAAAAAACGTACTTCCCACATGGAACCACATTTTCAAGTCAAGTGAGAGAAAATGATTACAAATTTCATGTGAGAGGGAAATTGCATATTGACGTTGTAcaatctttcattttttttttgtacaatattttttctaataaaagaaggatACCATTTCAATGTATGAAAAAtgaatacacacacacacacaaaaatcCCTTAAGAGTTAAGGctccatttttcatttcctgATGCAGTTGAGGCATTTTCACTAAAGACTTTGTTCATGAAGTAAATAATCATATACCTATGATTCAATCAATTGGGACAGAGCTTGGCCTATGAATGGGCCCTTATTAGCCTTCAAAATAATTTTCAAGAGTCATGAGCAATGTCATAATTGCCATATACATGTAACCGTTATAAGCAAAAGAATCATAATAGCTAAATGATGGTATATAATATCAGTTGTTAGTTTAAAAGTAAAAATcatataaaaggaaaattttcatgtaaaattgatataaaaaaaaaaaaagagagatttacttcaattttttttttcttttatattgcTTTGTCCCGTGAAACTAgcaaaccaaaaaggaaaaaaaactagggttttctttGCATTGAAGCTTCGGAACTATGCCTAAGGCAACCTCATAGTCAGCTCCTAGCCTATCTATAGATTGGATAATACCATCTAAAATAGgagaaacaaaataataataaaaaaaagaatgtttTTTCAGACAACAAGTCATAAGAGGCATCCTTGTTCTTCGATGTAATGTGTCGTTCTACTATGTGGTAGGTTGGATTAGGTTGAAATTTTGTAAATAGTTAGGTCCAAGGTCTcatactcacatgtcaagtttaagCATTAGAAGAATTAACCACATGGTAAAATAAAACGTTATAAATG encodes:
- the LOC122641151 gene encoding uncharacterized protein LOC122641151 — its product is MAFLLSNLSPSLLVQAKSKENLIHQTSLTKPTPSPPLLSSSPLTKLETPPIRRAQDKDLPIAQDKQKDDFYVNLGLAVRTLREDLPLIFSKDLNYDIYRDDITFMDPLNTFTGIDNYKLIFWALRFHSRILFREISLEVYRIWQPSENVILIRWNLRGVPRVPWEAEGQFQGTSRYKLDRNGKIYEHKVDNLAFNFPQPLRPAASVLDLVSAIPASPNPTFLWGPTEAYSSAWLEFYRAVRNTLCSEGYLLMQDGLVTCS